The Aeromonas veronii genome includes the window TACCCTGCGTGATTTCCGCTTGTCCGGTATCGGTCTGCCTGCCGAGGCGCAGCAGCGCTATGGCGAGATCCAGGCCCGTCTTTCCGACCTGGCTTCCCGTTTCAGCAACAACGTGCTGGACGCGACCATGGGTTGGAACAAGTTGGTGACCGATGAGGCCGAACTGGCCGGTCTGCCCGCCAGCGCCCTGGCCGCCGCTCGCCAGCTGGCGGAGCACAAGGGTCAGCAGGGCTGGCTGTTCACCCTGGACATCCCCTCCTACCTGCCGGTGATGATGTATGCCGACAGCCGCACCCTGCGTGCCGAGCTGTATGAGGCCTTCACCACCCGCGCCTCGGATCAGGGCCCCAACGCCGGCAAGTGGGACAACTCCGCCATCATGACGGAACTGCTCACCCTGCGCCGGGAGCTGGCCCAGCTGCTCGGCTTTGGCAACTATGCCGAGCTCTCCTTGGCCACCAAGATGGCGGACAAGACTGAACAGGTGGTGGGATTCCTCACCGACCTCGCCGCCAAGTCCCTGCCCCAGGGCAAGGCCGAGCTGGAAGAGATCCGGACCTTCGCTGCCGAGCACTTCGGTCAGAGCGAGCTGGCGGCCTGGGACATCCCCTACTACGCGGAGAAGCTCAAGCAGCACAAGTTCTCCATCTCCGACGAGCAACTGCGCCCCTACTTCCCCGCCGGCAAGGTGGTGAAAGGGCTGTTCGAGGTGGTGCGCCGGGTATTCGGGGTCAAGGTGCGCGAGCGCCTCGGTATCGATACCTGGCATCCGGACGTGCGCTTCTACGACATCTTTGACGGAGAGGACGAGTTGCGTGGCAGCTTCTACCTCGATCTCTATGCCCGCGAGCACAAGCGAGGCGGCGCCTGGATGGATGTCTGCCTGGGTCGTCGCTATCGCCAGGATGGCTCCCTGCAAAAGCCGGTGGCCTATCTGACCTGCAACTTCAACGGCCCCGTGGATGGCAAGCCCGCCCTGTTCACCCACGACGAAGTGGTGACCCTGTTCCACGAGTTTGGCCACGGCATTCACCACATGCTGACCCAGATCGACGTGGCCGGGGTCGCTGGCATCAACGGCGTGGCCTGGGATGCGGTGGAGTTGCCGAGCCAGTTCCTGGAGAACTGGTGCTGGGAGTCCGAGGCGCTGGCCTTTATCTCCGGTCATTACGAAACAGGCGAGCCGCTGCCCGCGGATCTGCTGGAGAAGATGCTGACCGCCCGTAACTTCCAGGCGGCCATGCAGATGCTGCGCCAGCTGGAGTTCGCCCTGTTCGACTTCCGTCTGCACCAGGAGTTCGATCCGGCCAATCCCGAGCTGGTGCCGA containing:
- the prlC gene encoding oligopeptidase A; its protein translation is MNNPLLTMDSLPPFSQIQPEQVQPAVMQAIADCKQKIDDVLARREPHTWDSLIAPLEEVNDRLGRIWSPVSHLNAVQNSEALREAHDACLPLLSEFQTYVGQHEGLYQAYRELAESDDFPLLSGAQRKEIQNTLRDFRLSGIGLPAEAQQRYGEIQARLSDLASRFSNNVLDATMGWNKLVTDEAELAGLPASALAAARQLAEHKGQQGWLFTLDIPSYLPVMMYADSRTLRAELYEAFTTRASDQGPNAGKWDNSAIMTELLTLRRELAQLLGFGNYAELSLATKMADKTEQVVGFLTDLAAKSLPQGKAELEEIRTFAAEHFGQSELAAWDIPYYAEKLKQHKFSISDEQLRPYFPAGKVVKGLFEVVRRVFGVKVRERLGIDTWHPDVRFYDIFDGEDELRGSFYLDLYAREHKRGGAWMDVCLGRRYRQDGSLQKPVAYLTCNFNGPVDGKPALFTHDEVVTLFHEFGHGIHHMLTQIDVAGVAGINGVAWDAVELPSQFLENWCWESEALAFISGHYETGEPLPADLLEKMLTARNFQAAMQMLRQLEFALFDFRLHQEFDPANPELVPTLLDQVRSQVAVMTPPAFNRFQHSFSHIFAGGYAAGYYSYKWAEVLSADAFSRFEEEGIFNAATGQAFLKNILEKGGSKEPMELFRAFRGREPQVDALLRHSGIAA